Proteins from one Mercurialis annua linkage group LG7, ddMerAnnu1.2, whole genome shotgun sequence genomic window:
- the LOC126654729 gene encoding probable xyloglucan endotransglucosylase/hydrolase protein 33, which produces MALLQQTIVLGISLLCMTLKVSSHSRHSRYTPPKVTPLTNLFSPVSIPQEFSTSFGASNVKLLNNGSYATLVLDKSSGSGLASKNKYYDGFFSAAVKLPAGLTSGVVVAFYMSNAESYPHNHDEIDIELLGHDKRNDWVIQTNVYANGSTSTGREEKFYLWFDPTAEHHYYTIIWNTHHIVFLVDNIPVREFTKSNAYPSIYPSKPMSVYATIWDGSEWATKGGKYPVNYKYSPFLVSFSQMQLTGCTFYNPSSSSDASNSSTSCSNKAVEGEEFVKLSKDQTLAMDWARKKLMFYSYCNDKPRFKVLPPECK; this is translated from the exons ATGGCATTATTACAACAAACCATTGTTTTGGGCATTTCATTATTGTGCATGACATTAAAGGTTTCCTCACATAGCAGGCACAGCAGATACACTCCTCCTAAAGTTACTCCTTTAACTAATCTCTTCTCACCTGTCTCCATCCCTCAAGAATTTTCCACATCTTTTGGAGCTTCAAATGTTAAATTACTTAACAATGGATCATATGCCACTCTTGTTCTTGATAAATCTTCAG GATCTGGTCTTGCATCCAAGAACAAATATTATGATGGATTCTTTAGTGCTGCAGTGAAGTTGCCTGCTGGTTTAACCTCTGGAGTTGTTGTAGCATTTTAT ATGTCTAATGCAGAGAGTTATCCACATAACCATGATGAGATAGATATAGAATTACTTGGGCATGACAAGAGAAATGATTGGGTAATTCAAACAAATGTGTATGCAAATGGAAGTACAAGCACCGGAAGAGAAGAAAAATTCTATCTTTGGTTTGATCCAACGGCGGAGCATCATTATTACACCATCATTTGGAACACTCATCATATAGT CTTCTTAGTGGACAACATACCAGTAAGAGAGTTCACCAAGAGCAATGCATACCCTTCAATATACCCATCAAAACCAATGTCAGTATATGCAACAATTTGGGATGGATCAGAATGGGCTACAAAGGGAGGAAAATACCCAGTCAACTACAAATATTCTCCATTTCTTGTTTCATTTTCTCAAATGCAACTCACTGGCTGCACATTTTATAATCCATCATCATCTTCAGATGCCTCTAATTCTTCAACTAGTTGCTCTAATAAGGCTGTTGAAGGTGAAGAATTTGTTAAGCTTTCAAAAGATCAGACTCTGGCCATGGATTGGGCTAGAAAGAAGCTCATGTTTTACTCTTATTGTAACGATAAACCTAGGTTCAAGGTCCTCCCACCCGAGTGCAAATAA